A single region of the Kwoniella botswanensis chromosome 1, complete sequence genome encodes:
- a CDS encoding long-chain 3-oxoacyl-CoA reductase, which produces MVADTIHVHTHLAGHPTYHVLGHDLVLDVPIPALILSAVGAAFLLRYTLSFFRLILELTILPGKNVKRYQARDGKTWALVTGCTGGIGLEFARQLAKNKFNVVLVGRRKTALDEVAAELESKYGVETKSFVVDVATPGSARDEALTQIELFSKSNDVGVLINNVGASHLMPVPFAETDRTEMTQIIETNINWTIFLTRAVIPSMIARSSPRGSPRSLIMTIGSLSGRIPSPLLATYSGTKAALSTWTKALAKEVEQKGVEVELVQAAFVVSNMSKIRRSSALVPTPRNFVQSVLSSFGQPRGAQGRPYERTPFWTHAFLDYAVGFAGYLSEVSGIKVIDKMHKDIRKRAIRKYQREKEREGKSE; this is translated from the exons ATGGTAGCAGATACGATCCACGTCCACACCCATCTCGCAGGTCACCCGACCTATCACGTCCTAGGACATGACTTAG TCCTTGACGTCCCTATTCCAGCATTGATCCTCTCTGCAGTCGGAGCAGCCTTCCTCTTACGATACACCTTATCATTCTTCAGACTGATCCTTGAACTGACAATTCTTCCAGGTAAAAAT GTTAAGCGATACCAGGCAAGAGATGGGAAGACTTGGGCATTGGTGACTGGATGTACAGGTGGAATAGGTCTGGAATTCGCCAGACAATTAGCCAAGAACAAATTCAACGTCGTGTTGGTAGGAAGGAGAAAAACAGCATTGGATGAAGTCGCTGCAGAACTTG AGAGCAAATACGGAGTAGAAACCAAATCATTCGTAGTGGATGTCGCTACTCCCGGATCAGCAAGAGATGAAGCTTTGACTCAAATTGAGTTATTCTCAAAATCGAATGATGTCGGTGTACTAA TCAATAACGTCGGTGCTTCTCATCTTATGCCTGTACCTTTCGCCGAGACCGACCGAACAGAGATGACTCAAATTATCGAAACT AATATCAACTGGACAATCTTCCTTACTCGAGCTGTCATCCCTTCTATGATCGCCCGATCGTCCCCCCGTGGGTCACCCAGATCGTTAATCATGACTATCGGTTCATTGTCAGGTAGAatcccttcacctcttttGGCTACTTATTCAGGAACCAAAGCTGCTTTGTCAACTTGGACGAAAGCTTTGGCTAAGGAGGTGGAGCAGAAGGGTGTGGAGGTGGAATTGGTCCAAGCTGCGTTCGTT GTCTCAAACATGTCCAAGATCCGACGATCATCCGCACTCGTTCCAACTCCTCGAAACTTTGTTCAATCCGTCTTATCCTCATTTGGTCAACCACGAGGAGCCCAAGGTAGACCATACGAAAGAACACCCTTCTGGACACATGCATTCTTGGATTACGCCGTTGGATTCGCGGGTTATTTGAGCGAAGTGTCGGGTATCAAGGTGATTGATAAGATGCATAAGGATATCAGGAAGAGGGCGATTAGGAAGTAtcagagggagaaggagagagaggggaagagCGAGTGA
- a CDS encoding multifunctional tryptophan biosynthesis protein: MGITLLIDNYDSFTWNVYADIAVLGGNPVVVRNDKITLEQIEEMYNSGELERIVISPGPGHPRTDSGISRDAISWGIGKLPILGVCMGLECIVDLLGGEIAYAGEIKHGKSSLIQHDSIGIFHDLPPLLSSVRYHSLSAQLLSLPPILQVSSTTQESGVIMGVRHREATVEAVQYHPESCKSEGGKGLMANFLKLKGGKWGAENAWCGVVPTTPGEDEQSSAIPNGSAQPSASGPSRSAPSLPTILNKIHAQRLLDVEETSKVLATTPANITKSLSLHTSPPLISFVDRIKSTPHTAIMAEIKRASPSKGDIAPDASAPSQALKYALAGASVISVLTEPKWFKGSLLDMLSVRNALDSLPNRPAILRKDFILSKYMIDEARLYGADTVLLIVAMLEPTQLKELYDYSVSIGMEPLVEVNNTKELELALQIGSKVIGVNNRNLHDFNVDMSTTSRVNAALDGRDVILCALSGISSPEDVQKYVKEGVKAVLVGESLMRAKDTGKFLRSLIGLPLEDEKRIEEKPLVKICGIRSVEDAEIAINAGADLLGVILVPNAKRRISLEVARDISDLVKATRSKSNSSRTNSKQSTSTGNEPWFTFNFNRLSQRKKPLLVGVFQNQPLAEILDAVDEIGLDIVQLHGDESQQLTKFIPVPVIKVYKISTSPSLTGEVVVSGRGEISRPGLNQFILLDSAGKGGEGISFPWENARKVIEKGENGSEGSVKLPIILAGGLDPTNVRKAIEVAGGSEGVRMVDVSSGVERDGGDGKDRSKVEEFVRAVKGQI; this comes from the exons ATGGGTATCACATTACTGATCGACAACTACGACTCGTTCACCTGGAACGTCTACGCCGACATAGCTGTGTTGGGAGGTAATCCGGTGGTAGTGAGGAATGATAAGATTACTCTGGAACagatcgag GAAATGTACAACTCCGGTGAACTCGAACGTATAGTGATTTCACCAGGACCAGGACATCCTCGAACGGATAGTGGGATATCTAGAGATGCGATCTCATGGGGTATCGGCAAATTACCTATATTGGGTGTTTGTATGGGTTTGGAATGTATAGTGGATTTGCTGGGAGGGGAG ATCGCATACGCAGGAGAGATCAAGCACGGTAAATCCTCTTTGATCCAACACGATTCCATCGGTATCTTTCACGACTTGCCACCATTATTATCCTCTGTCCGATACCATTCCTTATCCGCTCAACTATTATCTTTACCACCTATCCTACAAGTCTCTTCCACCACGCAGGAGTCAGGTGTGATCATGGGCGTGAGACATAGAGAAGCCACGGTAGAAGCTGTTCAGTACCACCCGGAATCATGTAAGAGCGAAGGTGGCAAAGGGTTGATGGCGAATTTCTTAAAGTTAAAAGGAGGTAAATGGGGTGCTGAGAATGCCTGGTGTGGTGTTGTCCCTACTACCCCCGGCGAAGACGAACAATCATCTGCTATTCCAAATGGTTCCGCTCAACCTTCAGCTTCCGGTCCATCCAGATCTGCACCATCTTTACCTACCATCCTTAACAAGATTCACGCTCAGAGATTACTAGATGTAGAAGAAACTTCGAAAGTATTAGCTACCACTCCGGCGAACATCACCAAATCCCTATCACTCCATACATCCCCACCATTGATATCATTCGTTGATCGAATCAAGTCGACTCCTCATACAGCCATCATGGCCGAGATCAAACGAGCTTCACCATCCAAAGGGGATATCGCCCCCGACGCATCGGCACCTTCACAAGCTTTGAAATACGCCTTGGCAGGTGCTTCAGTGATATCAGTGTTGACTGAGCCTAAATGGTTTAAAGGATCTTTGCTCGATATGTTATCCGTTAGAAACGCTTTAGACTCTTTACCCAATCGACCGGCAATTTTACGAAAAGATTTCATCCTGTCGAAATATATGATTGACGAAGCTAGATTATACGGTGCCGATACCGTTTTACTTATCGTTGCGATGCTTGAGCCCACCCAGTTGAAAGAATTATATGATTATTCGGTATCGATAGGAATGGAACCATTGGTAGAAGTGAATAATACGAAAGAGTTGGAGTTGGCGTTGCAAATTGGAAGTAAAGTCATAGGAGTCAATAATAGGAATTTACATGATTTCAATGTGGACATGTCGACTACGTCCCGCGTGAATGCGGCTTTAGATGGAAGGGATGTCATTCTCTGTGCGTTAAGTGGGATATCGTCTCCTGAGGATGTACAGAAATATGTGAAAGAGGGAGTAAAAGCTGTCTTGGTTGGTGAATCTCTGATGAGGGCGAAAGATACTGGGAAATTCCTCAGGTCATTGATTGGTTTACcacttgaagatgagaaaaggaTAGAAGAGAAACCTCTAGTGAAGATATGTGGAATTAGATCagttgaagatgctgaaATCGCGATTAATGCTGGAGCAGATCTATTAGGGGTGATATTGGTACCGAATGCCAAGCGAAGGATCTCATTGGAAGTAGCTAGGGATATATCGGATTTGGTAAAAGcgacaagatcaaaatcgaaTTCAAGCCGAACGAATTCAAAACAGTCTACTTCGACAGGTAACGAACCTTGGTTTACGTTCAATTTCAACCGATTATCACAACGTAAAAAACCCTTGTTAGTGGGTGTATTCCAGAATCAACCTTTGGCGGAAATACTGGATGCagtagatgagattggattAGACATCGTTCAACTACATGGTGATGAATCTCAGCAATTGACCAAATTCATCCCTGTACCGGTTATAAAGGTATACAAGATATCGACGTCGCCTTCCCTCACTGGAgaagtggtggtgagtggaagaggagagataaGTCGACCTGGTTTGAATCAGTTTATCTTGTTGGATTCGGCTGGGAAAGGCGGTGAAGGGATCTCGTTCCCTTGGGAAAACGCTAGAAAAGTTATTGAAAAGGGTGAGAATGGGTCGGAAGGATCTGTGAAATTACCTATTATCTTAGCTGGAGGATTGGATCCGACCAATGTGCGAAAAGCGATTGAAGTTGCTGGTGGATCCGAGGGTGTGAGGATGGTTGATGTTAGTTCGGGAGTGGAGAGGGATGGAGGGGATGGGAAGGATAGGAGCAAAGTGGAGGAGTTCGTGAGAGCTGTTAAGGGACAGATATAG